The following is a genomic window from Pseudomonas lurida.
GAATCGTAGTGCTGAGGGTTGATGTCCTCATGACTCCACAGGCAAGTCGCCGTTATATCAATCGGATGGAAGGCGCCTTCAGGACCGGGAATCTTCAAGCGCAGCTCGAAGTCCACGTCGACCATCATCGGCAGTTGGCTGATTAGCATCAGCCCGTCTTCCGAGACATTGCCCAAAAAACCAATGGGCTTGTCTGTGAGGCGGTTAAATACTTGCAGAAAACAAGGTAGTTGATGCCGCTCGATCCGTCGGTCGGTAAACATGGTGAGATCGCCATCCAGTGGCCATGACTGCGGCCGTGCCAGTGATTCGGAACGGGCCAAAACCGCCCGCTCTCCCTGGATCTCGGTGCGACAACAAGCAATAGATGCCGCCAGACAGCCGCCGAGTCCGGGCCCCACATCCGTTTGCATAGAAACTTGTACAAACGGACGTTTAAAGGATAGCCCAAGACTGGCGACGGGCCAGTAATGACATGACGAATATCATCACAAGGACGCAGGACGGGGTTGAGCGGCTCTCGCACCGGGGAAATACCCCAGTTGCTGCAGGGTGTCGAGCCTCGCGCGAGCACGGTAGGCGTACTCACTGGACGGGTATTGATTGATGATGAATTGATAGGTCTGCGCCGCGTCGACGAACAGCTTCTGCCGCTCCAGGCATTGCCCGCGCAACATCGACACTTCTGGCTGCACATAGCGTCGGGTACGACTTTCACGGTCGACCTGGGACAATTCCAGGGTGACGCGCTCACAGTCACCGACCTTGTAGGCCCGGTAGGCATTGTTCAAATGGTGGTCCATCGACCAACGGGTGCAGCCGACAACACTGACGGCCAGGGCAGCAATGAGCAAAATTCGCATGACGGTTCTCCTGTCTTGTGCAGTGTATCGACCCCTCGTCGAAAATCTTCAAGGATGTTCGTATTCAGCCGCAGCGAAAACAAGTCAATCATCGATAAGTAGTGCAAACGAACAATGACTACAACGAAAGAGCATAGTAGCCTTCCTCAGCGCTTGAACTCAGGAGTCT
Proteins encoded in this region:
- a CDS encoding PilZ domain-containing protein; amino-acid sequence: MFTDRRIERHQLPCFLQVFNRLTDKPIGFLGNVSEDGLMLISQLPMMVDVDFELRLKIPGPEGAFHPIDITATCLWSHEDINPQHYDSGFRVLHAPEEYGQLINVLFHYFSFDPLQASA
- a CDS encoding tol-pal system YbgF family protein, translated to MRILLIAALAVSVVGCTRWSMDHHLNNAYRAYKVGDCERVTLELSQVDRESRTRRYVQPEVSMLRGQCLERQKLFVDAAQTYQFIINQYPSSEYAYRARARLDTLQQLGYFPGARAAQPRPASL